GAGTACTCAAACCGTAGTAAGCAAAACGCTCAGACAGCTCGACAACGGCGATCAACCAGCATCTAAATGGAATCGTACCAGCGACAtgcttcaaagtcttcatcTCTTCCTCCGTGggctcatcatcatacGATTCAACTTCCAAACCATTGTGCGAGGAAATCACCTCCACAAGTTTATCATCCACTACCTCTACAGCCTTTTGTTTCTCAACAGAGTCCACACCATCGGTGCTTGAAGTCTCGGTGCGCTTCATTATAAGATTTTCTTGCAAGTTTAATTGCTGGTCTCCTCAGAATTAAGAACCAAAACAAGATCTTCTATCCGGAACTCATGTCCATATTTTATACATCGATTTTTCCTTGCTCGATCGAATTGTTAATCAACTGTGGAAATCTTATCATACCACAGTCACTACCTCCCACTGGCACATTCCTGTGGCACAATCATGCCGGTCTTGAACCGTCATGGATGGTCCCATCCACACTAGCCATATCATCTACCAGCGACCGTATCTGTCAAACTGCCCGCGTCTGTTCTTTTTGGTTTGACACATTCTCCGACAAAGCTggaaaacttttcactgCTCGAGCGGTTGCATCGGGAGCCACCGAAAGGTGCCAAGCATAAATGCCTGCATGAGTGCCGCGAACGGCACTTTTTGTTACTAGATACACTCAAATGTGGCACTTCTTATCtcgtttcttcaaatttcagtaGGCACTTCGATTGGGTTATCTGACTTACACggtcaaaatttgataaagcTTGTCTTTGGAGTAGTCCCAAAATAGTAATAGGAGTAATATTTGCTGAAATGTACTCTCAAATTTGAGTAAGTTGCAGCGGTCTTACGGGGAAGACTTCCTGACCTGTGTTGACACAATCTCTATTTTCCCAattaatttcttgacaGTATTTGGGGATATCGACCCTGTAGAACCTATCTTGCGGTCCCTTCTTGCCCATAAGGCCCTGGATCCTGATAGCCGTAAATGACGCGGACCCTTCAAACCTTGAACAGTAAACCCTATGATGGAAGCCACCAAACAGATCTAGATAGACGGTATCTATCGTCGAAGCAACCAATGATGTCTGTTTTCCTTGAATTAAGCTTAGAGTGGAATGTTTGATCGTATTATTGATTGCTCGGAATGTGTTATCAGCTTGGTGAGCCGGTAGTGTTACAGCTCACTGGACAAGCTTTTTCGACAACAGAGAAAAGGATTGTCTGCTGATAAGGGTTGGGATTCGCacgttttgaagaagcacaagGTAGAATGATCACAGATTGCCATAGTGTAGTTCAACTCGCGGTTTCAGGGCAGTTTCTATTGAGTTAGCAAACAAAAGGATGGTGATAGAGCACTTTCGATAGCCCAAAAGGTCAGCAGTGGCCAGGAAAACTGCTGATGTATCAGTGACGATCTAAGATCTCGCAGTTATAGCCAGATTATGCATTTTTCCtatattcttcaagtgCTAAAATGCCTGCTATAAATCGACATATCAATGCGATTGCCTTTAAAAACGGTTGAGGCGAATTGTGGGAATAGTCTTTTTGAACTCACTGTTCAAGAAGGTCAAAATGCACTACCCAGACTTGGTTCAACGACGTGGCTGCACTTTGGTTTTGGTTTCATATCCAACTATTAAACAATATTGCAAATGAAAGCTCCAAGACATGAACTATAATCATACCTTCTCAATTTTGCCATGGGATCATTTGCTGGGTTTCAAGATTATCATGGTCTTGTTCTTATACTCAACGAGGCGCATCACTAAAAGTCTTTTCTAAGAAAGATACAAGTGAGTCATAAAAGCTAAAGTTTTGCTCCTAAATATAACTCTTTGAAGTGCGGCATATTTAGAGTGGCAGTTTATGATTATTACGGAAAATCTTGAAGCATTCTTGAGTTCAATCCGATCATCAAAGTTGCTTCATTTCTTATAGACGTTTTACTGATTGTTTATTAATCCTACATGAAAAAGACAAAAATTACTTAGAATTGCGCTGGGTTTAGCCGACAGGTGAATTGCAGGTAAATGGTTGCGCAGTATTGGTTTGATAAACTTCGATAGCTCCTGTAATTGCCGAATAAGAACATAGGCCACAAGTTGCAAGTGAGGCAAGGAAAAGAAGTAACAGCGAAACTTTAAGCGTGACACGAAAAGTACCACCATGCCCTATAGAGCGCTTCCAACGGGACCAATTGCGCCAATACGAGTCTGCCTTTTCGACACTTAAAGTCTTTTGATCGAAGGTGTCGTTCAATGCAGCATCTTGACGGCATAATaagcagaagcagaagaGAAATGGGAATGTGTATGAGAAATTCAGAATGCAGAAAGAACCAATGATCCCAACAATAGCGCTGACAGATGGAATAGCCGTACCAAGAATATACGCAATTGCCCAGAATATAATCACAAAGCCTCCCCATGCGACTGCACCTTTGCGTGAGCTGAGGCTAGGGAAATTAAAATCGGTTATCAGGAAACCTTGATACAGAACTTTAATACCAATATTACCATATAACACGGTGGCGATGATACCTGTTATAATGGTTAACACATTACCAGCATTCTGCAGCCCTTTGGAGCCAATAGCTTGATTTGCATTCACATAACTGAACTGCCCATTGTATGCGTACACGAATAGCCCATAGAAAAGATAGACCACCATGATAAGAGATTGCGCACATAGCATACCTTTCCAAAAGTCCATTGGACGTTTCATTTCTGCCATCACTTCGCAGAAAATTGTGGCACCACCCCAAGCAAAGACCATGTTGTTCATACCGGCAATTTTATCACTAATAGTACCAGGCGTGATAGCGTGTTGTGTGATTGGCAATGGGTTGAAAGTTCCCGACTGGAAATAAGGAGGTCCCTGTCCATACTGTTGAAAGATACCGTAGTAAGGACCCCCAACGGCAACACCTACCATTGTGATAATACAGACTGCGATGTTCATCCACACTGCAGTGTTCGCAATATGCGCAAATCTCCCAAGAGAACGAATCTGACCAAGGATCATACAAAGAAGAGCCCACACCAGAATGTCAACGGTGAAGCAAAAAGGATCTCTACCCTTGTTGACGATCAACATCTGTGACACTGCTTGAGCCGTCGATAACAGAATTGCTCCGCAATTCAATATCATTTGAATAAACTGAAGAATAGCGAATGGATACCGAAACCAAGGCGCAACAACACGCCCAGCTAGGTCAGAGTAAGTACGAATCGGATAATTGTTTGAGTCAACTTTGCAAAAACAGTAGTTGAGCAACCATCCACCAAACGCAGCCACGACACCAAATAAAACGTAAAGGATAACACCAGGCACCCAACCCATCTGGGCGACGGCATAAGGAGCATTGGATGGACCCAGAATATCTGTGgtgatcaagaagaaaaccgaATAGGCCTTCGTTATACGCAACAATCGCTGCGAATCTAGCTTCGAGTGTGAGAGATTGCTGAAAGAATCCGTATAGATTTGCTCCCTTTGAGCAGCGTAAAGACCATCCTGGTCATTCGATCTCTCATACTCACGCTGAATATCAGCGTAGTAGGTGTAAGCCTGCAGTGGTAACTTGTGTCCGAACTTCTCGCTCTCATTGGCGAGAATCTCACGGCCAAACTCATCGACAAATTCTCCTTTCTCTTGCTCCACACTGTCCTGGTATATatgatctttctttatttCGGTGTAAGCCCTTTCGGTATTCGCAGATAAACCAGGACTAGCGATTGGGATGAGTGACGTCATCTTAAGCGATTAGTATTagtattttctttgaagtaGCCTTCCGTAACCAAATTTCAGTACCAATATAATCGAGATACTGCTGTTGAATTGTAGAATATGTGCGGCTCCTTACTTCATGTATATCTACAAATCTTAAGCTGCTGATTTTTTGGTTTTGCGAGTGCACTTCAACTCAAATTATTGTCCAGTTTTATATAATCAAATTTCCTTTAATTGATCGATACTTTAT
This DNA window, taken from Torulaspora delbrueckii CBS 1146 chromosome 2, complete genome, encodes the following:
- the TDEL0B02240 gene encoding uncharacterized protein yields the protein MTSLIPIASPGLSANTERAYTEIKKDHIYQDSVEQEKGEFVDEFGREILANESEKFGHKLPLQAYTYYADIQREYERSNDQDGLYAAQREQIYTDSFSNLSHSKLDSQRLLRITKAYSVFFLITTDILGPSNAPYAVAQMGWVPGVILYVLFGVVAAFGGWLLNYCFCKVDSNNYPIRTYSDLAGRVVAPWFRYPFAILQFIQMILNCGAILLSTAQAVSQMLIVNKGRDPFCFTVDILVWALLCMILGQIRSLGRFAHIANTAVWMNIAVCIITMVGVAVGGPYYGIFQQYGQGPPYFQSGTFNPLPITQHAITPGTISDKIAGMNNMVFAWGGATIFCEVMAEMKRPMDFWKGMLCAQSLIMVVYLFYGLFVYAYNGQFSYVNANQAIGSKGLQNAGNVLTIITGIIATVLYGNIGIKVLYQGFLITDFNFPSLSSRKGAVAWGGFVIIFWAIAYILGTAIPSVSAIVGIIGSFCILNFSYTFPFLFCFCLLCRQDAALNDTFDQKTLSVEKADSYWRNWSRWKRSIGHGGTFRVTLKVSLLLLFLASLATCGLCSYSAITGAIEVYQTNTAQPFTCNSPVG